One genomic window of Bacillus mycoides includes the following:
- a CDS encoding peptidoglycan-N-acetylglucosamine deacetylase has protein sequence MHNGIRMTTLVKRALLICAGVLFTYEAAYGSTHIALASTEDDAKSVQLVSEIQTSLAPKEAPKHYNGQVRKVAYLTFDDGPGKYTAELLDMLKSENAKATFFLIGSNVKAFPDLVKREDAEGHYVGMHSMTHNYKKLYTEGHYVDEMKEDQGLIAGVLGKSPVLTRPAYGSMPGLNEALRNKAVENGLKVWDWTIDSLDWKYNKMPVDAASAKIVENVLAGATNPTEVILMHDIHPQSVKAVPGIIKGLKERGYELESYHENEHFPLNFWHDNRI, from the coding sequence ATGCACAATGGAATTCGGATGACAACTTTAGTGAAAAGGGCTCTGTTGATTTGCGCCGGGGTATTATTTACATACGAAGCTGCTTACGGATCAACACATATCGCTCTAGCAAGTACAGAGGATGACGCTAAATCTGTTCAACTTGTAAGTGAAATTCAAACATCCCTTGCTCCGAAAGAAGCTCCAAAGCACTATAATGGGCAAGTTAGAAAAGTCGCTTACTTAACATTTGACGATGGTCCTGGAAAATACACAGCTGAGCTTTTAGATATGTTAAAGAGTGAAAATGCAAAAGCAACATTCTTCCTAATTGGTTCAAACGTAAAAGCTTTCCCTGATCTTGTAAAACGTGAAGATGCTGAAGGCCACTATGTTGGGATGCACAGTATGACTCATAACTACAAGAAGCTTTACACAGAAGGTCATTACGTTGATGAAATGAAAGAAGACCAAGGCTTAATCGCTGGCGTTCTAGGAAAATCACCAGTATTAACTCGTCCAGCTTACGGCTCAATGCCAGGGTTAAATGAAGCGCTTCGCAACAAAGCTGTTGAAAATGGTTTAAAAGTTTGGGATTGGACAATTGATTCATTAGACTGGAAATACAACAAAATGCCAGTTGACGCTGCATCTGCTAAAATCGTAGAAAACGTTCTAGCTGGTGCTACAAATCCAACAGAAGTTATTCTTATGCACGATATTCATCCACAATCAGTTAAAGCAGTACCTGGAATTATTAAAGGGCTGAAAGAAAGAGGATATGAATTAGAAAGCTATCATGAGAACGAACACTTCCCATTAAACTTCTGGCATGATAATCGTATTTAA
- a CDS encoding TetR/AcrR family transcriptional regulator gives MSTPKKEDPRTVRSREMFKNAVFSLLCENPSISSLTVQKVATTAGLNRTTFYLHYQDIQDLLDQITNEISNELSNKIVDLIHAKDLSEKQKLTQLLDYLYIHRNYLFILFKMNQFEEQLFLFLKELIETRRENTKKDLPDDYVAVDIKTASLVGIIMWWIRNGLHFSSDYIANQIYFMYKG, from the coding sequence ATGTCTACACCTAAAAAAGAAGATCCACGTACAGTTCGTTCAAGAGAAATGTTTAAAAATGCTGTTTTTTCTCTCCTATGTGAGAATCCTAGTATTTCAAGCTTAACGGTTCAGAAAGTCGCAACAACGGCAGGATTAAATCGAACGACATTTTACTTACATTATCAAGATATTCAAGATTTACTAGACCAAATCACGAATGAGATTTCAAATGAGCTTTCTAATAAAATTGTTGATTTGATACATGCAAAAGATTTATCAGAAAAACAAAAGCTAACACAATTACTTGATTATTTATATATTCACCGAAATTATTTATTTATATTATTTAAAATGAATCAATTTGAGGAGCAACTATTTTTATTTTTAAAAGAGTTAATAGAAACGAGAAGAGAGAATACGAAAAAGGATTTGCCAGATGATTATGTTGCGGTTGATATTAAAACAGCCTCATTGGTAGGTATTATCATGTGGTGGATAAGGAATGGACTTCACTTTAGTTCAGATTATATTGCAAATCAAATTTATTTCATGTATAAAGGGTAA
- a CDS encoding ABC-F family ATP-binding cassette domain-containing protein has product MITVSNVSLRFADRKLFEDVNIKFTPGNCYGLIGANGAGKSTFLKILSGEVDQSTGDIHITPGERLAVLKQNHFEYEEFPALETVMMGHTRLYKVMQEKNAIYMKEDFSDEDGMRAAELEGEFAELNGWEAESEAAILLKGLGIGEDIHDKKMSELTGAEKVKVLLAQALFGQPDILLLDEPTNHLDLKAIQWLENFLMNFENTVIVVSHDRHFLNKVCTHMADLDFGKIQLYVGNYDFWYESSQLALKLTQDSNKKKEEKVKELQNFIARFSSNASKAKQATSRKKLLDKITLDDIRPSSRRYPFVGFTPEREVGNDLLTVEGISKTIDGEKVLDNVNFTLNKGDKVAFIGRNDIAMTTLFKILMGEMEPDSGSFKWGVTTSQAHFPRDNSEYFENSDYTLIDWLRQFSPQDESESFLRGFLGRMLFSGEEVKKNVSVLSGGEKVRCMLSKMMLSGANVLTLDDPTNHLDLESITALNNGLITFKGTLLFTSHDHQFVQTIANRIIEVTPNGVVDKVATYDEFLENEELQKQVDAMYKGQ; this is encoded by the coding sequence ATGATTACAGTAAGTAACGTTAGTTTGCGTTTCGCAGATCGCAAATTATTTGAAGATGTTAACATAAAATTCACGCCAGGTAATTGCTACGGTTTAATCGGAGCAAACGGTGCTGGTAAATCAACATTTCTAAAGATTTTATCTGGAGAAGTTGACCAATCAACAGGTGACATACATATTACGCCAGGTGAGCGTCTAGCAGTATTAAAACAGAATCACTTCGAATATGAAGAGTTCCCTGCACTAGAAACAGTAATGATGGGTCACACACGTCTTTATAAAGTAATGCAAGAGAAAAATGCAATTTACATGAAAGAAGACTTTAGTGATGAAGATGGCATGCGTGCTGCAGAACTTGAAGGTGAGTTCGCTGAGCTAAACGGTTGGGAAGCTGAGTCAGAAGCTGCAATCCTTCTAAAAGGATTAGGTATCGGTGAAGATATTCATGATAAAAAGATGTCTGAATTAACAGGGGCAGAGAAAGTAAAAGTATTACTTGCTCAAGCTTTATTCGGTCAACCTGACATTCTATTACTAGATGAGCCTACCAACCATTTGGACTTAAAGGCGATTCAATGGTTAGAAAACTTCTTAATGAACTTTGAAAATACAGTTATCGTTGTATCCCATGACCGTCACTTCTTAAATAAAGTATGTACGCACATGGCTGATCTTGATTTCGGTAAAATTCAATTATACGTTGGTAACTATGACTTCTGGTATGAGTCAAGCCAATTAGCATTAAAACTAACTCAAGATTCTAACAAGAAAAAAGAAGAGAAAGTAAAAGAGTTACAAAACTTTATTGCACGCTTTAGCTCAAACGCATCTAAAGCGAAGCAAGCAACTTCTCGTAAAAAATTATTAGATAAAATTACATTAGATGATATTAGACCGTCATCACGTCGTTATCCGTTCGTTGGTTTCACACCAGAGCGTGAAGTAGGAAATGACTTATTAACGGTTGAAGGTATTTCTAAAACAATCGACGGAGAAAAAGTATTAGATAATGTGAACTTCACTTTAAATAAAGGTGATAAAGTTGCATTTATCGGCCGTAACGATATTGCAATGACAACATTATTTAAAATTCTTATGGGTGAAATGGAGCCAGATAGCGGTTCATTCAAATGGGGTGTAACAACATCTCAAGCTCATTTCCCAAGAGATAACTCTGAGTACTTCGAGAACAGTGATTACACTTTAATTGATTGGTTACGTCAGTTCTCTCCACAAGATGAATCAGAAAGTTTCTTACGTGGTTTCTTAGGCCGTATGCTATTCTCTGGTGAAGAAGTAAAGAAAAACGTTTCTGTTTTATCTGGAGGAGAAAAAGTTCGTTGTATGTTATCTAAAATGATGTTAAGCGGTGCAAACGTATTAACATTAGATGATCCAACGAACCATTTAGACCTTGAGTCTATTACAGCATTAAACAACGGTTTAATCACATTTAAAGGAACATTACTATTCACTTCTCATGACCATCAGTTCGTACAAACAATTGCAAACCGTATTATCGAAGTAACGCCAAACGGTGTAGTTGATAAGGTAGCAACGTATGATGAGTTCTTAGAAAATGAAGAACTTCAAAAACAAGTTGATGCAATGTACAAAGGTCAATAA
- a CDS encoding WapI family immunity protein, translated as MNFKNEKVALHLEVVKYQYKDAKDECDRNWLRVKARLSEENKVFETMDPFLQTSDLQYMIKWFQALPNPTYNELDFIEPNLAFEFMGEKEGEFHLVIRLSLELNPSWCKEEEYEFSISITQDDRENIIRSIEEQQKKFPKR; from the coding sequence ATGAATTTTAAAAATGAAAAAGTAGCATTACATTTAGAGGTTGTGAAATACCAATATAAAGATGCAAAAGACGAGTGTGATAGAAATTGGTTAAGAGTAAAAGCGAGACTGTCAGAAGAAAATAAAGTTTTTGAAACGATGGATCCTTTTTTACAAACATCCGATTTACAGTACATGATAAAATGGTTTCAAGCATTACCAAACCCTACATATAACGAACTAGATTTCATCGAGCCAAATTTAGCGTTTGAATTTATGGGAGAAAAAGAAGGGGAGTTTCACCTTGTTATTCGCTTATCGCTGGAACTTAATCCTTCATGGTGTAAGGAAGAGGAGTACGAATTTTCTATCAGTATCACTCAAGATGATAGAGAGAATATTATTCGTTCTATTGAAGAGCAGCAAAAGAAATTCCCAAAACGATAA
- a CDS encoding DHA2 family efflux MFS transporter permease subunit — MQKEISERNKKIILVVLIAGCFLSTLNQTLLNVAMSNLMEVFDVSAATVQWLSTGFMLINGVLVPITAFLMKRFTTRQLFISSMLSLFIGTVLCACAMNFGTLLTGRMIQAVGAGIIMPLMMTVILYLYPSEKRGSIMGTIGFAIIFAPAIAPTLSGFIIEYVSWRWLFIGLAPFVLIVIILALKHLMNVAETTKAKLDIVSVILSTIGFGCIIFGFSSAGSKGWDHPVVITTIIIGILVTTLFCLRQIKSSDPLLNLSVFKYKIFTLTSVINVLITMIMYADLILLPIYLQNGRGFTAFESGLLLLPGAVINAFLSPITGKMFDKYGAKPLFITGLICIIISMWGVIDLTESTTYMYLMVRTIILRIGLSFISMPLNTAGLNALPRELGSHGSAVNNTVRQLAGAIGTAVIITVYTIQSTSHTSQLSSENGSISAMQVTKLASIFSSSDAYAFMLVLSFVALIIACFMPKKVALQKSESKS, encoded by the coding sequence ATGCAAAAGGAAATATCAGAAAGAAATAAAAAAATTATATTAGTTGTGCTCATTGCCGGCTGTTTTTTATCAACATTAAATCAGACGCTATTAAATGTGGCGATGAGTAATTTGATGGAAGTATTTGATGTTTCGGCTGCAACAGTGCAATGGCTATCGACAGGCTTTATGCTCATAAATGGTGTTCTAGTGCCAATTACAGCATTTTTAATGAAACGATTTACTACAAGGCAGCTATTTATTAGCTCGATGCTCTCTTTGTTTATCGGGACTGTTCTTTGTGCATGCGCCATGAATTTTGGCACTTTGTTAACAGGAAGAATGATTCAAGCAGTTGGCGCAGGAATTATTATGCCACTAATGATGACAGTTATTTTATATTTATACCCTAGTGAAAAGCGTGGCAGTATTATGGGAACCATCGGCTTCGCCATAATCTTTGCGCCAGCCATCGCTCCAACATTATCTGGCTTTATTATTGAATATGTATCATGGAGATGGTTATTTATTGGATTAGCTCCCTTTGTATTAATCGTTATTATTCTCGCGCTAAAACATTTAATGAATGTTGCTGAGACAACAAAAGCAAAATTAGATATCGTAAGTGTCATTTTATCAACGATTGGCTTTGGTTGTATTATATTCGGGTTCAGTAGTGCAGGAAGCAAAGGATGGGATCATCCAGTTGTTATTACTACAATTATCATCGGAATACTTGTTACAACGCTATTCTGTTTACGTCAAATAAAGTCTAGCGATCCACTATTAAATTTATCCGTATTTAAATATAAAATTTTCACTCTTACATCAGTCATTAACGTACTCATTACGATGATTATGTATGCTGATTTAATTCTTCTACCGATTTACTTGCAAAATGGACGAGGTTTCACTGCTTTTGAATCCGGTTTACTTCTATTACCTGGCGCTGTAATTAATGCCTTCTTATCACCTATCACAGGTAAAATGTTTGATAAATACGGGGCAAAACCACTCTTTATTACAGGTTTAATATGTATCATTATATCAATGTGGGGTGTAATTGACTTGACCGAATCCACCACTTATATGTATTTAATGGTTCGTACTATTATTCTACGCATTGGACTAAGTTTCATTTCGATGCCTTTAAATACAGCAGGTTTAAACGCTTTACCAAGAGAACTGGGTTCACATGGTTCCGCAGTGAATAATACCGTACGTCAATTAGCTGGTGCTATAGGAACAGCAGTCATTATCACTGTGTATACAATTCAATCTACTTCACATACTTCACAGTTATCTAGTGAGAATGGAAGCATATCAGCTATGCAAGTAACGAAATTAGCTTCTATCTTCAGCTCAAGTGATGCCTACGCATTTATGTTAGTCTTATCTTTTGTAGCTTTGATTATTGCATGTTTTATGCCTAAAAAAGTAGCACTCCAAAAATCCGAAAGTAAATCTTAA
- a CDS encoding LTA synthase family protein: protein MQQFLLKSKRVLSNHFGFFVFAVILLWLKTYAAYVTEFNLGISNTIQKFLLFFNPLSSAVLFLGLALFAKGKRAYIWLIIINLLMSILLYANVVYYRFFSDFITFPTLTQSNNFGDLGGSIFALLHLYDPLYFLDTIILIVLVATKFVNPKPIRVAKHKLSLVFVAGILFFSVNLGLAESDRPELLTRTFDRNYIVKYLGAYNFTIYDGIQSAKASTERALADGDNMTEVRNYLTSTYASPNPEYFGKGKGMNVIYIHLESFQNFLLNYKLNGQEVTPFLNSFTKDANTLYFDNFFHQTGQGKTSDAEFMLENSMFGLPQGSVFTNKAHNTYQSAPAILGQQGYTSAVFHGNYKTFWNRDEIYKSFGFNKFFDASYYDMNEKDVVNYGLKDKPFFNESIPLLQTLKQPFYSKFITLSNHFPYPIDKAEATIEPAKTGDTSVDTYFQTARYLDESVKGFMDYLKQSGLYDNSIIVMYGDHYGISDNHSAAMSQIMGKEMNSFENAQLQRVPLIIRVPGMKGGVQHQYGGEIDVLPTLLHLLGTDTKNYVQFGSDLLSPEHKQVVPFRNGNYVSPTVTALNGKYYDTATGKPVEFTDEIKQNEQMVQKSLKYSDQVVNGDLLRFYTPEGFTPVEPSKYNYNHRDNNKTKVKTTEDGETK from the coding sequence ATGCAACAATTTTTATTAAAGAGTAAACGAGTATTAAGTAATCATTTTGGATTTTTCGTATTTGCCGTTATTTTACTTTGGTTAAAAACATATGCAGCATATGTGACAGAATTTAATTTAGGGATATCGAACACAATCCAAAAGTTCTTACTGTTTTTCAACCCGTTAAGCTCAGCAGTTCTATTTTTAGGACTCGCATTATTCGCAAAAGGGAAACGAGCTTACATTTGGTTAATTATTATTAATTTGCTAATGTCTATACTTTTATACGCCAACGTAGTATATTATCGCTTTTTCAGCGACTTTATTACGTTCCCGACATTAACACAATCGAATAACTTTGGAGATTTAGGTGGTAGTATTTTTGCATTGCTACACTTATATGATCCACTATATTTCTTAGATACAATCATTTTAATTGTTTTAGTCGCAACGAAATTTGTAAATCCTAAACCAATCCGTGTTGCGAAGCATAAATTATCTCTAGTATTTGTAGCAGGTATTTTATTCTTTAGCGTTAACTTAGGTCTGGCAGAATCTGACCGTCCTGAATTGTTAACAAGAACATTTGACCGCAATTATATCGTGAAATATTTAGGGGCGTACAACTTTACGATTTATGATGGTATTCAAAGTGCGAAAGCATCAACAGAACGAGCATTAGCGGATGGAGATAATATGACAGAAGTTAGAAACTATCTTACATCAACTTATGCAAGTCCAAATCCTGAGTATTTCGGTAAAGGAAAAGGAATGAACGTAATTTATATTCATTTAGAGTCATTCCAAAACTTTTTACTAAACTACAAGCTAAATGGCCAAGAAGTTACACCATTCCTAAACTCATTTACAAAAGATGCGAATACGTTATACTTTGATAACTTCTTCCATCAAACAGGACAGGGTAAAACATCTGATGCGGAGTTCATGTTAGAGAATTCAATGTTTGGATTACCACAAGGATCTGTTTTTACAAATAAAGCTCATAACACGTATCAATCAGCACCAGCTATTTTAGGTCAACAAGGATACACATCAGCAGTGTTCCACGGTAACTATAAAACGTTCTGGAACCGTGATGAAATTTATAAATCATTTGGTTTTAATAAATTCTTTGATGCGTCATACTATGATATGAACGAAAAAGATGTAGTAAACTATGGATTAAAAGATAAACCGTTCTTTAATGAATCAATTCCATTATTACAAACGTTAAAACAACCGTTCTATTCGAAGTTCATTACGTTATCGAACCATTTCCCTTATCCTATCGATAAGGCAGAAGCAACGATTGAACCAGCGAAAACAGGTGATACTTCTGTAGATACGTATTTCCAAACAGCACGCTATTTAGATGAGTCTGTAAAAGGATTCATGGATTACTTGAAACAATCTGGTTTATACGATAACTCAATTATCGTTATGTACGGTGACCATTACGGTATTTCAGATAATCATAGCGCAGCAATGTCTCAAATAATGGGTAAAGAAATGAACTCATTTGAAAATGCTCAATTACAACGTGTACCTTTAATCATTCGCGTACCAGGAATGAAAGGCGGCGTACAACATCAATACGGCGGAGAAATTGACGTTCTTCCAACGTTATTACACTTACTAGGTACAGATACGAAAAATTATGTCCAATTCGGATCAGATTTATTATCACCAGAGCATAAACAAGTCGTTCCGTTCCGTAACGGTAACTACGTAAGCCCAACAGTTACAGCACTTAACGGTAAATATTATGATACAGCGACTGGGAAACCTGTAGAATTTACAGATGAAATAAAACAAAATGAACAAATGGTTCAAAAATCACTAAAATACTCCGACCAAGTTGTTAACGGTGACTTATTACGATTCTACACACCAGAAGGATTTACACCGGTAGAACCTTCTAAGTATAACTATAACCATCGTGATAACAATAAAACGAAGGTGAAGACGACTGAAGACGGGGAAACGAAATAA